One part of the Deinococcota bacterium genome encodes these proteins:
- a CDS encoding Uma2 family endonuclease gives MTQVQDKLMTAEELFNLADDGRNYELIEGILIEMAPPGGEHGVVPTNATALLAPYLKRTKAGLLVTETGFLVQRNPDVVRSADLAFVSRASLEQEPLHPKYRVTPPDLAVEVVSPNDLPKDVRGKVTEWLAAGSREVWVFVPKTIILTKYQPGGVHQRYEAQDTLTSDLFPGWRCTVEELLTYLS, from the coding sequence ATGACTCAGGTGCAGGACAAGCTCATGACCGCAGAGGAGCTGTTCAACCTTGCCGATGACGGTCGCAACTACGAACTCATCGAAGGGATACTCATCGAGATGGCTCCCCCTGGTGGTGAACACGGTGTGGTTCCAACCAACGCCACGGCGCTCCTGGCACCTTACCTCAAGCGCACCAAGGCTGGCTTACTCGTCACCGAAACAGGTTTTTTAGTGCAGCGCAACCCCGACGTGGTGCGCAGCGCGGATCTAGCCTTTGTTTCACGGGCGAGCCTCGAGCAAGAACCTTTACACCCCAAGTACCGCGTCACCCCCCCTGACCTCGCGGTCGAGGTGGTTTCGCCCAACGACCTCCCCAAAGACGTGCGCGGCAAGGTCACTGAGTGGCTCGCGGCAGGGAGCCGTGAGGTGTGGGTGTTCGTGCCAAAAACCATCATTCTCACAAAATACCAGCCAGGTGGCGTGCATCAGCGCTATGAGGCGCAAGACACCCTTACAAGCGACCTTTTCCCTGGTTGGCGCTGCACCGTAGAGGAACTTCTCACCTATCTGAGCTGA
- a CDS encoding ABC transporter permease encodes MLLFVLKRSLAALASVFLAALLVFVALLAVPGDPAEVILGINASPQALQALREQLGLTLPPVERFARWLGGLLRGDLGVSINYGQPVTSLIVSRLEVSLPLAFGAMLLACLVALPLGVLAALRQGSWLDPLVTGATQLGAAVPSFWLGLLLILLFSVELGWLPAGGWTSWSRDPLRAAQSLVLPVLALGLGQAAVITRQTRAAMLEVLGQDYIRTARAKGLRARRVVYGHALKNTMVTLLTIIGLSFSQLLVGAIIVEQVFSLPGLGRLALTAIGTRDFPLLQGEVLFYATVIVLLNFLVDLSYSLLDPRIRYS; translated from the coding sequence ATGCTGCTTTTCGTCCTCAAGCGCTCCCTCGCCGCGCTCGCCAGCGTCTTTCTGGCGGCGCTGCTCGTCTTCGTCGCCCTCTTGGCGGTGCCCGGCGACCCCGCCGAGGTCATCTTGGGCATCAACGCCAGCCCCCAGGCGCTCCAGGCGCTGCGTGAGCAGCTCGGCCTCACCCTGCCGCCGGTGGAGCGCTTCGCGCGCTGGCTCGGCGGCCTGTTGCGGGGCGACCTCGGCGTGTCGATCAATTACGGCCAGCCGGTGACCTCGCTGATCGTGTCCCGGCTCGAGGTCTCCTTGCCTCTGGCCTTTGGGGCCATGCTCCTGGCCTGCCTCGTCGCCCTGCCGCTCGGCGTCCTGGCCGCCCTGCGCCAGGGAAGCTGGCTCGACCCGCTGGTGACGGGCGCTACGCAACTGGGCGCCGCCGTCCCGTCCTTCTGGCTCGGCCTCCTGCTCATCCTCCTCTTTAGCGTCGAGCTGGGCTGGCTGCCGGCGGGCGGCTGGACGAGCTGGTCGCGCGACCCGCTGCGGGCGGCGCAGAGCCTCGTCCTGCCGGTGCTGGCCCTGGGCCTGGGCCAGGCGGCGGTGATCACCCGGCAGACGCGCGCGGCGATGCTCGAGGTCCTCGGCCAGGACTACATCCGCACCGCTCGAGCCAAGGGCTTGAGGGCGCGGCGCGTCGTCTACGGCCACGCCCTCAAGAACACCATGGTCACCCTGCTCACCATCATCGGCCTCAGCTTTTCGCAACTCCTGGTAGGCGCCATCATCGTCGAGCAGGTCTTCTCGCTGCCCGGCCTGGGCCGCCTCGCGCTCACCGCCATCGGCACCCGCGACTTTCCGCTGCTGCAGGGCGAGGTGCTCTTCTACGCCACCGTCATCGTCCTCCTCAACTTCCTGGTGGACCTGTCCTACAGCCTCCTCGACCCGCGCATCCGCTACAGCTGA
- a CDS encoding M20 family metallopeptidase: MATSPTDLARRAADAVDAKGVVALAQELVRLRSVYEPDKGRTEAEAAHLLAGVLQEMGLTVTVEEAAPGRPNVIADWQGSGYRPGSRTLLFEGHSDVVTEGDAESWSHPPFAGVIEGGRLYGRGAADMKAGVAAAVMALQAVMTAAPELPGRVRLGVVADEEGMMLGIKHFIRRGWADEVDAAIVCEPEELELCLWQKGAMRVAARFTGRMAHGAMPYAGVNPVPWLADFVQGVRALEAAEQARVGAHPQLGLPWLTPTVLRAPATGEAQLNVLPGDAELLLDIRTVPGQEHEAVFAALEGIAGAVRARDARARISLELLEARPWTETSPHEPVVAALEQACRLLGREPRYGGVPGATDGTFLHAWAGVPIVTVGPGERTVPHQRDEWVALDDIVHAAKLYAAAAVLFMSEEKSTTS, encoded by the coding sequence ATGGCGACCTCACCGACCGACCTCGCCCGCCGCGCCGCGGACGCCGTCGACGCCAAAGGCGTCGTCGCGCTCGCCCAGGAGCTCGTGCGCCTTCGCAGCGTCTACGAACCCGACAAGGGCCGGACCGAGGCCGAGGCGGCGCACCTTCTGGCCGGCGTGCTCCAGGAGATGGGGCTGACGGTCACCGTAGAGGAGGCCGCCCCCGGCCGCCCCAACGTCATCGCGGACTGGCAGGGCTCCGGCTACCGTCCGGGGAGCAGGACGCTGCTGTTTGAAGGCCACAGCGACGTGGTCACCGAGGGCGACGCCGAGAGCTGGAGCCATCCGCCCTTCGCCGGCGTGATCGAAGGGGGCCGCCTCTACGGCCGCGGCGCCGCCGACATGAAGGCGGGCGTGGCGGCGGCCGTCATGGCGCTTCAGGCGGTGATGACGGCGGCCCCCGAGCTGCCCGGCCGCGTCCGGCTGGGCGTCGTCGCCGACGAAGAGGGGATGATGCTGGGCATCAAGCACTTTATCCGGCGGGGCTGGGCCGACGAGGTGGACGCGGCCATCGTCTGCGAGCCCGAAGAACTCGAGCTCTGCCTGTGGCAAAAGGGCGCCATGCGCGTGGCCGCGCGCTTCACCGGCAGGATGGCCCACGGCGCCATGCCCTACGCCGGCGTCAACCCGGTGCCCTGGCTGGCCGACTTCGTCCAGGGCGTGCGGGCGCTCGAAGCGGCCGAGCAGGCCAGGGTGGGCGCGCACCCTCAGCTCGGCCTGCCCTGGCTCACGCCGACCGTCCTGCGCGCGCCCGCGACCGGCGAAGCGCAGCTCAACGTCCTGCCCGGCGACGCCGAGCTCTTGCTCGACATCCGCACCGTGCCCGGCCAGGAGCACGAGGCCGTCTTCGCGGCGCTCGAGGGGATCGCCGGCGCCGTCAGGGCCCGCGACGCGCGCGCCCGCATCAGCCTGGAGCTTCTCGAGGCGCGTCCCTGGACCGAGACCTCGCCTCATGAGCCGGTGGTGGCGGCGCTCGAGCAGGCCTGCCGGCTGCTCGGCCGCGAACCCCGCTACGGCGGCGTGCCCGGCGCCACCGACGGCACCTTCTTGCACGCCTGGGCCGGCGTGCCCATCGTCACCGTCGGGCCCGGCGAGCGCACGGTTCCGCACCAGCGCGACGAGTGGGTCGCGCTCGACGATATCGTCCACGCCGCGAAGCTCTACGCGGCGGCGGCCGTGCTCTTTATGAGCGAGGAAAAAAGCACCACAAGCTAG
- a CDS encoding ABC transporter permease, which produces MFRHPNLVFGLALIGLVALGAGLSFLWLPHDPNRIDFSAQLAAPSAAHPLGTDHLGRDLLSRLLVGARSTLLVGFIAVSIALGLGGLLGALGGYLGGLLDELVMRVVDVLYAFPPILMAILLAGIYGPGTLTAMVAIGLATVPVFARLMRASMLSLKGRDFVEAAQALGAGRG; this is translated from the coding sequence ATGTTTCGTCACCCCAACCTCGTTTTCGGCCTCGCCCTCATCGGCCTCGTGGCCCTGGGGGCCGGGCTATCCTTTTTGTGGCTGCCGCACGACCCCAACCGGATCGACTTTAGCGCGCAGCTCGCCGCGCCCAGCGCCGCGCATCCGCTGGGCACCGACCATCTCGGCCGCGACCTCCTGAGCAGGCTGCTGGTGGGGGCAAGGAGCACCCTGCTGGTCGGCTTCATCGCCGTCTCTATCGCGCTCGGCCTAGGCGGGCTCCTGGGCGCGCTTGGCGGCTACCTCGGCGGCCTCCTCGACGAGCTCGTCATGCGCGTGGTGGACGTGCTCTACGCCTTTCCGCCCATCTTGATGGCGATCCTGCTAGCCGGCATCTACGGGCCCGGCACCCTGACCGCGATGGTCGCCATCGGCCTCGCCACCGTGCCGGTCTTCGCGCGGCTCATGCGCGCCTCCATGTTGAGCCTGAAGGGGCGAGATTTCGTCGAGGCCGCCCAGGCGCTCGGCGCAGGACGCGGC
- a CDS encoding ABC transporter substrate-binding protein — protein sequence MPRAALVTLLTVLLGATILSGLAQPEPAYGGEVTVAIVAEPPGWDPTVSTSQEIARVTYHNVFQGLARIDQSGEVVPALAESWEVSDDGLAWTFTLREGVLFHDGSPLTAEDVIAKFERATDPDSGHTHPEYYRAIESVTAEGKLVTFTLLEPNSSLLYNLARPDSIIYPAGTEATQRNQPVGTGPFSFVEWVAGSSVRLERFDGYYEEGLPYLDAVTFRIIADPNAQLAALRSGDIDLIGVGVSPENALQVQADPSLKLSQGSSTTEITLAMNNAREPLTDPRVRQAITHAIDKEAIVAGAMFGFGTVISTHATPVEPYYTDPNPYPYDPERARELLAEAGFDGGLSVRFELPEPYILERRAGEVIAQQLTEVGIDIDLSVVEWATWLERIFGGADYDLTIIGHSEPRDIGVYGNPDYYYRYDNPRVRELLDEAERATEPEAEAELYQEIARIISDDAVNVWVFNPAYLVAAREGIYGYWENQPTPSIDMTEVYRAQ from the coding sequence ATGCCGCGTGCTGCTTTAGTTACCCTCTTGACCGTCCTGCTGGGCGCGACCATCCTGAGCGGCCTGGCCCAGCCCGAGCCCGCCTACGGCGGCGAGGTCACCGTCGCCATCGTCGCCGAGCCGCCGGGTTGGGACCCCACCGTGTCCACCTCGCAGGAGATCGCTCGAGTGACCTACCACAACGTCTTTCAGGGTTTGGCGCGCATCGACCAGAGCGGCGAGGTCGTCCCGGCCCTGGCCGAGTCCTGGGAGGTTTCGGATGACGGCCTCGCCTGGACCTTTACCCTGCGCGAGGGCGTCCTCTTCCACGACGGCAGCCCCCTGACGGCCGAGGACGTCATCGCCAAGTTCGAGCGCGCCACCGACCCCGACTCCGGCCACACCCACCCCGAGTACTACCGCGCCATCGAGAGCGTCACCGCTGAGGGCAAGCTGGTCACCTTCACGCTGCTAGAGCCCAACTCGAGCCTGCTCTACAACCTGGCCCGGCCCGACTCCATCATCTATCCCGCCGGCACGGAAGCGACGCAGCGCAACCAGCCCGTCGGCACCGGGCCCTTCAGCTTCGTCGAGTGGGTGGCGGGCAGCTCGGTCAGGCTCGAGCGCTTCGACGGCTACTACGAAGAGGGCCTGCCCTACCTGGACGCCGTCACCTTCCGCATCATTGCGGATCCCAACGCGCAACTGGCCGCCCTGCGCAGCGGTGACATCGACCTGATCGGGGTGGGGGTGAGCCCGGAGAACGCCCTGCAGGTCCAGGCCGACCCCAGCCTCAAGCTCAGCCAGGGCAGCAGCACCACCGAGATCACCCTGGCGATGAACAACGCGCGCGAGCCCCTCACGGACCCAAGGGTGCGCCAAGCCATCACCCACGCCATCGACAAAGAGGCCATCGTCGCGGGCGCCATGTTCGGCTTCGGCACGGTCATCAGCACCCATGCGACCCCGGTCGAGCCCTACTACACCGACCCCAACCCCTACCCCTACGACCCCGAGCGGGCCAGGGAGCTGCTCGCCGAGGCGGGCTTCGACGGCGGCCTGAGCGTTCGCTTCGAGCTGCCCGAGCCCTACATCCTCGAGCGGCGCGCCGGCGAGGTCATCGCCCAGCAACTCACCGAGGTGGGCATCGACATCGACCTGTCGGTGGTGGAGTGGGCGACCTGGCTCGAGCGCATCTTTGGCGGCGCCGACTACGACCTGACCATCATCGGCCACTCCGAGCCGCGCGACATCGGCGTCTACGGCAACCCCGACTACTACTACCGCTACGACAACCCGCGGGTGCGCGAGCTCTTAGACGAAGCCGAGCGCGCCACCGAGCCGGAGGCCGAGGCGGAACTCTACCAGGAGATCGCCCGCATCATCAGCGATGACGCCGTCAACGTCTGGGTCTTCAACCCGGCCTATCTCGTCGCCGCCCGTGAGGGTATCTACGGCTACTGGGAGAACCAGCCCACCCCCAGCATCGACATGACCGAGGTCTACCGGGCGCAATGA